One genomic region from Drosophila busckii strain San Diego stock center, stock number 13000-0081.31 chromosome 3R, ASM1175060v1, whole genome shotgun sequence encodes:
- the LOC108601326 gene encoding probable cytochrome P450 313a4 has translation MALQNVLGNEVRDMPCVQDRSMLHSFKHVMDICADMFLSPWLALKFVRICYGLEKEYAPALKVVRGFFSEFIVAKKAAEQNTTERANIKVIDVVLDHLRQGTMSLETAVAECHEMIFAALITTTLTLSYALTMLAMYPEYQQQLFEEISSVFPQSGHFEVKADELKLLPYLDMVINETLRLMPGIPAIGRSLSKDLRLSNGIVLPKGLQVAIGIVHLHRCPKLWGADANKFNPENCSSSNLREKHPYAYLPFSKGKRNCIGWKYALMSVKIALIKLVRNYEFSTNERHEDMKFLPTVFMVPAKEPLLEIKKRV, from the exons ATGGCATTAC AGAATGTGCTGGGCAATGAAGTTAGGGATATGCCATGTGTGCAGGATCGTTCAATGCTGCACAGCTTTAAACA TGTTATGGATATATGCGCCGATATGTTTTTATCGCCTTGGCTTGCACTTAAATTTGTACGCATTTGTTATGGATTGGAAAAGGAATACGCGCCAGCGCTTAAAGTAGTGCGTGGCTTCTTTAGCGAG tttatcgTTGCCAAAAAGGCAGCTGAGCAAAATACAACTGAGCGTGCCAACATTAAAGTTATAGATGTGGTGCTGGATCACTTGAGGCAAGGCACTATGAGCTTGGAGACTGCTGTAGCCGAGTGCCATGAAAtgatttttgctgctctgATCACCACTACGCTTACCTTATCTTATGCTCTAACCATGCTCGCCATGTATCCCGAATATCAGCAACAGTTGTTTGAAGAAATCTCATCAGTATTTCCACAAAGCGGTCACTTTGAAGTTAAAGCTGAcgagcttaagctgctgccttaTCTGGATATGGTTATCAATGAAACTCTAAGACTAATGCCGGGCATACCAGCTATAGGACGCAGCCTATCAAAGGATCTGCGCCTTTCTAATGGCATTGTGTTGCCCAAAGGATTGCAAGTTGCCATCGGTATAGTGCACTTGCATCGTTGTCCGAAGCTTTGGGGAGCAGACGCCAACAAATTTAATCCtgaaaattgcagcagcagcaacttaagaGAAAAGCATCCCTATGCCTATCTACCCTTCTCCAAAGGCAAACGCAATTGCATTG gCTGGAAATACGCGCTAATGTCTGTTAAAATTGCCTTAATCAAGCTTGTGCGCAATTATGAGTTCAGCACAAATGAGCGTCATGAGGACATGAAATTTTTACCCACTGTATTCATGGTACCAGCCAAGGAGCCGCTGCTAGAAATTAAGAAAAGAGTCTAA
- the LOC108601325 gene encoding keratin-associated protein 19-2 encodes MRCFLLFAFVVAVLVSLAYAQEAQEDQTQQVREKRQFGFGRGYGGYGGGYGGYYGGYGHGYGGYGGYGRGGFGYGGYPRFGGGYGGGYGFGGFGGYGRGYGFYG; translated from the coding sequence ATGCGTTGCTTCttattgtttgcctttgtcgTGGCTGTTTTGGTGTCGCTGGCCTACGCTCAGGAGGCTCAGGAGGATCAGACCCAGCAGGTGCGTGAGAAGCGCCAGTTCGGCTTTGGTAGAGGATATGGCGGCTATGGCGGCGGATATGGCGGATACTATGGCGGTTATGGACATGGTTATGGCGGATACGGAGGCTACGGACGTGGTGGATTCGGCTATGGCGGCTACCCCAGATTCGGCGGTGGATACGGCGGTGGATACGGTTTCGGTGGATTCGGTGGTTACGGCCGCGGATACGGTTTCTACGGTTAA